A genome region from Setaria italica strain Yugu1 chromosome III, Setaria_italica_v2.0, whole genome shotgun sequence includes the following:
- the LOC101776438 gene encoding benzyl alcohol O-benzoyltransferase — MTTAAFTFAVRRREPVLVGPAAPTPRETKRLSDLDDHETLRGQAPFLFFYRGGAHAHDRDPAGVIRRALGEALVPYYPLAGRLREVEARKLVVDCTGEGVMFVEADADVRLADLEAAATGLTPPFPCMDQLLFDVDGSSGVLGCPLLLIQVTRLLCGGFVFAIRLNHTICDAIGLAQFVSAVAELGRGLPAPTVAPPWSRELLEARNPPRPTFPHREFDAVPPPPPPPPGDMVMRTFTFGPSDISAIRKDLPPNLRDTVTTFEVLTAALWRARTAALELSPDEDVRLVFISNIRGLPELGLPAGYYGNACVPMAVLVTVEALLGGSLGDAVELVREAKATVTAEYARSTADLLVLRGRPYVAMSNLFLVSDNRHAGFQRVDFGWGEPVYAGPAATVFGLSLFVHVGNGGGVGAVAAMITLPLPAMDRFASEVKTLMKG; from the coding sequence ATGACGACGGCCGCATTCACCTTCGCCGTGCGCCGGCGGGAGCCCGTGCTCGTCGGCCCTgccgcgccgacgccgcgcgAGACGAAGCGCCTGTCCGACCTCGACGACCATGAGACGCTGCGCGGGCAAGCGCCGTTCCTCTTCTTCTACCGCGGCGGGGCGCACGCGCATGACCGCGACCCGGCGGGCGTGATCCGCCGCGCGCTCGGCGAGGCGCTCGTGCCGTACTACCCGCTCGCCGGGCGGCTgcgggaggtggaggcgcgGAAGCTGGTCGTCGACTGCACCGGCGAGGGGGTGATGTTCGTggaggccgacgccgacgtgcGGCTGGCGGACCTCGAGGCGGCGGCCACGGGGCTGACGCCGCCGTTCCCGTGCATGGACCAGCTGCTGTTCGACGTGGACGGCTCCAGTGGAGTGCTCGGCTGCCCCTTGCTGCTCATCCAGGTGACCCGGCTGCTCTGCGGCGGCTTCGTCTTCGCGATCCGGCTCAACCACACCATCTGCGACGCCATCGGCCTCGCCCAGTTCGTGTCCGCCGTCGCGGAGCTCGGCCGCGGCCTCCCCGCACCAACCGTTGCGCCGCCATGGTCCCGCGAGCTCCTAGAGGCACGCAACCCGCCAAGGCCGACGTTCCCTCACCGCGAATTCgacgccgtgccgccgccgccgcctccgccgccgggtgATATGGTCATGCGGACGTTCACCTTTGGCCCGTCCGATATCAGCGCCATCAGGAAGGACCTCCCACCGAACCTCCGGGACACGGTCACGACTTTCGAGGTGCTCACGGCGGCGCTCTGGCGCGCCCGCACGGCCGCGCTGGAGCTCTCGCCGGACGAGGACGTGCGCCTGGTGTTCATCTCCAACATCAGGGGCTTGCCGGAGCTGGGGCTTCCCGCCGGCTATTACGGGAACGCGTGCGTGCCCATGGCGGTGCTGGTCACCGTGGAGGCCCTGCTCGGCGGCTCGCTGGGCGACGCGGTGGAGCTGGTGCGTGAGGCGAAGGCGACAGTGACCGCCGAGTACGCGCGGTCCACGGCCGACCTGCTGGTGCTGCGCGGGCGGCCGTATGTGGCCATGTCGAACCTGTTCCTCGTGTCCGACAACCGGCACGCTGGGTTCCAACGCGTCGACTTCGGGTGGGGCGAGCCGGTGTACGCCggcccggcggcgacggtgttCGGGTTGAGCTTATTCGTCCACGTCGGgaacggcggcggggtgggcgcaGTTGCCGCGATGATCACGCTGCCGCTCCCGGCCATGGACAGGTTCGCGTCGGAGGTGAAGACGTTGATGAAGGGTTAG